From one bacterium genomic stretch:
- a CDS encoding GTPase Era: protein MTAENEQPASGAGQRAGYVALVGRPNVGKSTLLNTLIGQKLSIVTPRAQTTRQAILGIDTTEDAQLVFVDTPGLLEPAYLLQHSMLHAALAAVKDADLVLLLLDATRPDDLPPAEPLELLRARRDRLFVAINKIDIGRPEAIERLAQWSVRELGVEPHRISAATGEGVGALRAALVDALPASPFLYPPDELATQPVRFFVAELIRETVFERYEEEVPYSVAVTIEEFREATDPVYIRATIHVERDSQKAILIGRGGVGIRELGRSARQKIEAFLDARVYLDLWVKVTPGWRRNAPTLRRLGYAVPETAARDRRRR, encoded by the coding sequence ATGACTGCAGAGAACGAACAGCCGGCGTCCGGGGCCGGACAGCGCGCCGGGTACGTGGCTCTCGTCGGCCGGCCTAACGTCGGGAAATCGACGCTGCTGAACACGCTGATCGGGCAGAAGCTGAGCATCGTCACCCCGCGTGCCCAGACCACCCGCCAGGCGATCCTCGGGATCGACACGACGGAGGACGCGCAGCTCGTCTTCGTGGATACGCCCGGGCTGCTCGAGCCCGCGTACCTCCTGCAGCACAGTATGCTGCACGCCGCCCTGGCGGCGGTGAAGGACGCGGATCTGGTCCTGCTGTTGCTCGACGCGACCCGGCCCGATGACCTTCCGCCGGCCGAGCCGCTCGAGCTCCTCCGCGCCCGGCGGGACCGGCTCTTCGTCGCGATCAACAAGATCGACATCGGCCGGCCGGAGGCGATCGAGAGGCTCGCGCAGTGGAGCGTCCGGGAGCTGGGCGTGGAGCCGCACCGCATCTCTGCGGCGACCGGCGAAGGGGTGGGCGCGCTGCGCGCGGCGCTGGTGGACGCGCTCCCGGCGTCGCCGTTCCTCTACCCGCCCGACGAGCTGGCGACGCAACCCGTCCGGTTCTTCGTGGCGGAGCTGATCCGGGAGACGGTGTTCGAGCGCTACGAGGAGGAGGTGCCGTACAGCGTCGCGGTGACGATCGAGGAATTCCGCGAGGCCACGGACCCGGTCTACATTCGTGCCACCATCCACGTGGAGCGGGACAGCCAGAAGGCGATCCTGATCGGGCGTGGCGGCGTGGGCATCCGGGAGCTCGGGCGGAGCGCCCGGCAGAAGATCGAAGCGTTCCTCGACGCGCGGGTCTACCTCGATCTCTGGGTCAAGGTCACACCCGGCTGGCGGCGCAACGCCCCGACCCTCCGGCGACTGGGCTACGCCGTTCCCGAAACGGCCGCCCGCGACCGACGGCGCCGCTGA
- a CDS encoding tetraacyldisaccharide 4'-kinase — protein MLDKELLEILVCPQCKGELEYRAEPEELVCHHCRLIFEVRDGIPIMLLDEAKPF, from the coding sequence ATGCTCGACAAGGAACTGCTGGAGATCCTGGTCTGCCCCCAGTGCAAGGGCGAACTCGAGTACCGCGCGGAGCCCGAGGAGCTGGTCTGTCACCACTGCCGGCTGATCTTCGAGGTGCGGGACGGCATTCCCATCATGCTGCTGGATGAAGCGAAGCCGTTCTAG
- the rnr gene encoding ribonuclease R, whose amino-acid sequence MAAVVSAERVVNYLRTEAGRPLKAKELARALGVGAADYAEFRALLHRLESEGALYRVQRQRYAAPQRINLVVGRLQTIRSGAGFVVPEDGGADLFIPADGLGSAVDGDRVIARIEKKRRGQRREGRVIRVLERARETIVGTYHPARNFGFVTPEDRKLTRDVFVPPGSEKGAREGDIVVVRVTSWGDGHLGPAGEVERVLGAAGQPGVDVLAVIYGHELPIEFPSEVIADAEALRDRGITAADLGGRLDLRDELVFTIDPEDAKDHDDALSVKRTGEDEWEVGIHIADVGAYVRPGSALDAEALRRATSIYLVDRVIPMLPEALSSDLCSLRPGEDRLTVSLLIRLGEDGRARGHRIARSVIRSRHRLSYDEAQQVLDGVASIDPETDAALRDLLVLSRALRARREERGSLDFDLPEARVVLNTRGEPTDIQRVLRLESHRLIEDFMLLANETVAARAARRRIPFVYRIHERPDADRMEQLREFVATLGLRLGGGRAPRPKDLQRLLEQVRGRPEEALVSTVVLRSMKQARYSVENVGHFGLAARHYAHFTSPIRRYPDLVVQRLVTQAFIDREPVPAELAETVLPGVARISSERERVAVEAERDSVDLKKVEFMERHLGDVFAGTISGVTAFGAFVLLDAFFVEGLVHVSSLTDDYYQFSEDAFELVGERRGRRLRLGDRVRVQVARVDREERQIDFLLVDSAGPAGAGDRGRRAGRRRQGRNV is encoded by the coding sequence ATAGCGGCTGTGGTCTCGGCGGAACGTGTGGTGAACTACCTGCGCACGGAGGCGGGCCGCCCGCTGAAGGCGAAGGAGCTCGCGCGTGCGCTGGGCGTCGGTGCGGCGGACTACGCGGAGTTCCGCGCGCTCCTGCACCGGCTCGAGTCCGAGGGCGCGCTCTACCGCGTCCAGCGGCAGCGCTACGCGGCGCCGCAGCGCATCAACCTCGTCGTCGGACGGCTCCAGACGATCCGGAGCGGCGCGGGCTTCGTCGTGCCGGAGGATGGCGGCGCCGATCTCTTCATCCCCGCCGATGGTCTCGGCTCCGCGGTGGACGGCGACCGGGTGATCGCGCGGATCGAGAAGAAGCGGCGGGGCCAGCGGCGAGAGGGCCGCGTGATCCGCGTTCTGGAGCGCGCACGCGAGACCATCGTGGGCACGTACCACCCGGCGCGCAATTTCGGCTTCGTCACCCCTGAGGACCGGAAGCTGACGCGAGACGTCTTCGTGCCGCCGGGGTCGGAGAAGGGCGCCAGGGAGGGCGACATCGTCGTCGTCCGGGTCACGAGCTGGGGCGACGGGCACCTCGGCCCGGCGGGGGAGGTCGAACGCGTCCTGGGCGCGGCCGGGCAGCCGGGCGTGGACGTGCTGGCCGTCATCTACGGACACGAGCTGCCCATCGAGTTCCCTTCCGAGGTGATCGCCGACGCGGAGGCGCTGCGCGACCGCGGCATCACCGCTGCCGACCTCGGAGGCCGGCTCGACCTGCGCGACGAGTTGGTCTTCACCATCGACCCGGAGGACGCCAAGGACCACGACGACGCGCTCTCCGTCAAGCGCACGGGCGAGGACGAGTGGGAGGTCGGCATCCACATCGCGGACGTGGGAGCGTACGTGAGGCCGGGGAGCGCGCTGGATGCGGAAGCGCTGCGGCGCGCCACGAGCATCTACCTCGTGGACCGCGTCATCCCGATGCTGCCGGAGGCGCTCTCCTCCGACCTCTGCTCGCTCCGGCCCGGCGAGGATCGGCTCACGGTGTCGCTCCTGATCCGGCTGGGCGAGGACGGGCGGGCGCGCGGCCACCGCATCGCGCGCAGCGTGATCCGCAGCCGTCACCGCCTGTCGTACGATGAGGCCCAGCAGGTGCTCGACGGGGTTGCGTCCATCGACCCGGAGACCGACGCGGCGCTGCGCGACCTGCTCGTGCTCAGCCGCGCACTGCGTGCGCGCCGGGAGGAGCGCGGCAGCCTGGACTTCGATCTGCCGGAGGCGCGCGTCGTCCTCAACACGCGGGGCGAGCCGACGGACATCCAGCGGGTGCTGCGTCTGGAGAGCCACCGGCTGATCGAGGACTTCATGCTGCTCGCGAACGAGACGGTCGCGGCGCGTGCCGCGCGGCGGCGGATCCCGTTCGTCTACCGCATCCACGAGCGGCCGGACGCGGACCGGATGGAGCAGCTCCGCGAGTTCGTCGCGACGCTCGGCCTGCGTCTCGGGGGAGGCAGGGCTCCGCGCCCCAAGGACCTCCAGCGGCTGCTCGAGCAGGTGCGGGGCCGGCCGGAAGAGGCCCTGGTGTCCACCGTCGTGCTCCGGTCGATGAAGCAGGCGCGCTACAGCGTGGAGAACGTGGGCCACTTCGGGCTGGCCGCGCGGCACTACGCGCACTTCACGTCACCGATCCGGCGCTACCCGGACCTGGTGGTCCAGCGGCTCGTGACGCAGGCGTTCATCGACCGGGAGCCGGTGCCCGCGGAGCTGGCGGAGACGGTGCTCCCCGGTGTGGCGCGCATCAGCAGCGAGCGGGAGCGGGTGGCCGTGGAGGCAGAGCGCGACAGCGTCGACCTCAAGAAGGTCGAGTTCATGGAGCGGCACCTCGGCGATGTGTTCGCGGGGACCATCAGCGGCGTCACCGCGTTTGGGGCGTTCGTCCTGCTGGACGCGTTCTTCGTGGAAGGCCTGGTCCACGTCAGCTCCCTCACCGACGACTACTACCAGTTCAGCGAGGACGCCTTCGAGCTCGTGGGCGAGCGGCGCGGCCGACGTCTCCGCCTCGGCGACCGCGTCCGGGTCCAGGTCGCGCGGGTGGACCGGGAGGAGCGGCAGATCGATTTCCTGCTGGTGGATTCGGCCGGCCCGGCCGGCGCCGGGGACCGGGGACGCAGGGCGGGGAGGCGTCGCCAGGGCCGAAACGTTTGA
- a CDS encoding diguanylate cyclase response regulator: MAMHSRAVLIYHAPGNQEMPGPVAEFARERGLRILPVGTVDEVLTLVNRSFPACIVTGVAGAESETLCRKLKSDAFSAIVPVIYLALDGADDAVLRGLRAGADEVLTARMDEHEQLLRIQMALNRADRDVSVNPTTRLPGTAQIERDIAERLRSGELFAVCYADLDHFKEYNDRYGYNEGDRVILLVSRILRDLVRAHAPTGFVGHIGGDDFIFNVPLDKMRVCCEEIIEVFDELIPYQYDEQDRRLGYFLGKDRRGNILKIPLMTISIGVVTNEYRRYTHTARVSEIATEMKAYAKSLPGSVYAVDRRRDIPASAVAVAGAAQTEATESR, encoded by the coding sequence ATGGCCATGCACTCTCGAGCGGTGTTGATCTACCACGCGCCGGGCAACCAGGAGATGCCTGGTCCGGTGGCGGAGTTCGCACGCGAGCGTGGCCTGCGTATCCTGCCCGTCGGGACGGTCGATGAAGTGCTGACGCTCGTCAATCGGAGCTTCCCTGCCTGCATCGTGACGGGAGTTGCAGGCGCGGAGAGCGAGACGCTCTGCCGGAAGCTCAAGAGCGACGCGTTCAGCGCCATCGTGCCCGTGATCTACCTGGCGCTGGATGGCGCCGACGACGCGGTGCTGCGCGGGCTGCGCGCCGGGGCGGACGAGGTGCTGACCGCGCGAATGGACGAGCACGAGCAGTTGCTGCGGATCCAGATGGCGCTGAACCGGGCGGACCGCGACGTGAGCGTCAATCCGACGACGCGGCTGCCGGGCACGGCACAGATCGAGCGGGACATCGCCGAGAGGTTGCGCTCCGGGGAGCTGTTCGCGGTCTGCTACGCGGACCTGGATCACTTCAAGGAGTACAACGACCGGTACGGCTACAACGAGGGAGACCGGGTGATCCTGCTGGTCTCGCGGATCCTGCGGGACCTGGTCCGGGCCCATGCGCCCACGGGCTTCGTGGGGCACATCGGGGGAGACGACTTCATTTTCAACGTGCCGCTCGACAAGATGCGGGTCTGCTGCGAGGAGATCATCGAGGTCTTCGACGAGCTGATCCCGTATCAGTACGACGAGCAGGACCGGCGTCTCGGCTACTTCCTCGGCAAGGACCGGCGCGGGAACATTCTGAAGATCCCGCTCATGACCATCTCGATCGGGGTCGTGACGAACGAGTACCGGCGCTACACGCACACGGCTCGCGTGAGCGAGATCGCGACCGAGATGAAGGCGTACGCGAAGTCTCTGCCGGGCTCGGTCTACGCCGTGGACCGGCGGCGGGACATCCCGGCGTCGGCCGTGGCCGTGGCGGGCGCCGCGCAGACGGAGGCGACCGAGTCGCGATGA
- the prfB gene encoding peptide chain release factor 2 (programmed frameshift), protein MATELRGRLDDLKERIEALEVIFEVERKRERLSELEERMAAPGFWDDAAAAREIVGEVKELRSWIEPWDELAKKAADLEELAELLEAEEDDALAEEWAREVDELGAAVERLEVRNMLRGPDDARDALLTIHPGAGGTESQDWAEMLLRMYTRWAERRGYEVALLDYQAGEEAGIKSATLEIRGPHAYGYLRAEKGVHRLVRISPFDAQKRRHTSFASVFVYPVVDDEIEVEINEKDLRIDTFRASGAGGQHVNKTSSAVRITHIPTGIVVTCQNERSQHQNKATAMKMLRAALYQRELERREAERQKLEAEKTDISWGNQIRSYVFQPYTMVTDHRTELKIPDVQRVMEGDLDPFIEAYLKEFGARAA, encoded by the exons ATGGCGACGGAGCTGCGAGGCAGACTGGACGACCTCAAAGAGCGCATTGAGGCGCTC GAGGTCATCTTTGAAGTCGAACGCAAGCGAGAGCGCCTGAGCGAGCTCGAAGAGCGGATGGCGGCGCCGGGGTTCTGGGACGACGCGGCGGCCGCACGTGAGATCGTCGGGGAGGTGAAGGAGCTCCGGAGCTGGATCGAGCCGTGGGACGAGCTGGCCAAGAAGGCCGCCGACCTGGAGGAGCTCGCGGAGCTGCTGGAGGCGGAGGAGGACGATGCGCTGGCCGAAGAGTGGGCCAGGGAGGTGGACGAGCTCGGCGCGGCCGTGGAGCGGCTTGAGGTGCGGAACATGCTCCGCGGGCCGGACGACGCCCGTGACGCGCTGCTCACGATCCACCCGGGCGCGGGCGGCACGGAGTCCCAGGACTGGGCGGAGATGCTGCTGCGGATGTACACGCGCTGGGCCGAGCGGCGCGGCTACGAGGTGGCGCTGCTGGACTACCAGGCCGGCGAAGAGGCGGGCATCAAGAGCGCGACGCTGGAGATCCGCGGCCCCCACGCATACGGGTACCTGAGGGCGGAGAAGGGTGTGCACCGCCTCGTGCGCATCTCGCCGTTCGACGCGCAGAAGCGCCGGCACACGTCCTTCGCGAGCGTGTTCGTCTACCCGGTGGTGGACGACGAGATCGAGGTCGAGATCAACGAGAAGGACCTGCGGATCGACACGTTCCGGGCGTCCGGCGCGGGCGGCCAGCACGTCAACAAGACCAGCTCCGCGGTACGGATCACCCACATCCCGACGGGGATCGTCGTGACGTGCCAGAACGAGCGCAGCCAGCACCAGAACAAGGCGACGGCCATGAAGATGCTGCGGGCGGCGCTTTACCAGCGGGAGCTGGAGCGGCGCGAGGCGGAGCGGCAGAAGCTGGAGGCGGAGAAGACCGACATTTCCTGGGGCAACCAGATCCGGTCCTACGTGTTCCAGCCGTACACCATGGTGACCGACCACCGGACGGAGCTGAAGATCCCCGACGTCCAACGTGTGATGGAAGGGGATCTGGATCCGTTCATTGAGGCCTATCTGAAAGAGTTCGGGGCCCGCGCGGCCTGA
- the lysS gene encoding lysine--tRNA ligase: MSERETASGEVGGGRERLSQAIRARYEKLDELRRRGIEPFAYRYDVNASTAGARASFEAAEREGTLEEGFGPVVRLGGRLVALRAHGKTVFADLTDRHGRIQLYFRRDDLGEERFGLLGLLDPGDWLGVEGRLFRTRMGEVTVRVASFELLAKSLRPLPFGKEVVDPETGEKQVFGGFADIEQRYRQRYADLAVHPEVREVFIKRARVISAMRRFLDARGYIEVETPVLQPLYGGASARPFITHHRALDMPLYLRIADELYLKRLIVGGLERVYEIGKDFRNEGIDRTHNPEFTMLEFYQAFADYADMMALVEELMAELVREVTGGPLRLVYQGVELDFTPPYPRVPYFEALRTYGGLDVESMGDEALREAVRSLGGVEDEAALTRPKLVDELFKHLVEPHLVQPVFITDFPRELSPLAKPKRGNPRLVERFELMVAGREIANAFSELNDPIDQRERFEAQVRLREQGDEEAQTYDEDYIRALEYGMPPTGGVGIGVDRLVMLLTDQPSIRDVILFPTMRPE, from the coding sequence ATGTCGGAGCGGGAGACGGCGAGCGGAGAGGTGGGGGGCGGCCGCGAGCGGCTGAGTCAGGCGATCCGTGCGCGCTACGAGAAGCTCGATGAGCTTCGGCGGCGCGGCATTGAGCCGTTCGCGTACCGGTACGACGTCAACGCGTCCACGGCCGGAGCGCGGGCCTCGTTCGAGGCCGCCGAGCGGGAGGGGACGCTGGAGGAGGGGTTCGGGCCGGTCGTCCGGCTGGGCGGCCGGCTCGTGGCGTTGCGTGCCCATGGGAAGACCGTCTTCGCGGACCTGACGGATCGGCACGGCCGCATCCAGCTCTACTTCCGTCGAGACGACCTGGGCGAGGAGCGGTTCGGCCTCCTCGGCCTGTTGGACCCGGGCGACTGGCTCGGTGTGGAGGGACGGCTGTTCCGGACGCGGATGGGGGAGGTGACCGTCCGGGTGGCGAGCTTCGAGTTGCTGGCCAAGTCGCTCCGCCCCCTCCCGTTCGGCAAGGAGGTGGTCGATCCGGAGACCGGCGAGAAGCAGGTCTTCGGCGGCTTCGCGGACATCGAGCAGCGCTACCGGCAGCGGTACGCGGACCTGGCGGTGCATCCCGAGGTGCGGGAGGTCTTCATCAAGCGTGCCCGGGTGATCTCCGCGATGCGCCGGTTCCTCGACGCCCGCGGCTACATCGAGGTGGAGACGCCGGTGCTGCAGCCGCTCTACGGCGGTGCCTCGGCGCGGCCGTTCATCACCCACCACCGCGCCCTGGACATGCCGCTCTACCTCCGGATCGCGGACGAGCTGTACCTCAAGCGGCTGATCGTCGGCGGGCTGGAGCGGGTCTACGAGATCGGCAAGGACTTCCGGAACGAGGGCATCGACCGGACGCACAACCCGGAGTTCACGATGCTCGAGTTCTACCAGGCCTTCGCCGACTACGCGGACATGATGGCGCTGGTCGAGGAGCTCATGGCCGAGCTGGTCCGGGAGGTGACCGGCGGGCCGTTGCGGCTGGTGTACCAGGGCGTCGAGCTGGACTTCACGCCGCCGTACCCCCGTGTGCCGTACTTCGAGGCGCTGCGGACCTACGGCGGCCTGGACGTGGAGTCCATGGGAGACGAGGCGCTGCGGGAGGCCGTCCGCTCCCTCGGCGGGGTGGAGGACGAAGCGGCTCTCACCCGACCGAAGCTGGTGGACGAGCTCTTCAAGCACCTCGTGGAACCCCACCTGGTGCAACCGGTATTCATCACGGACTTTCCGCGGGAGCTGTCCCCGCTGGCGAAGCCCAAGCGCGGGAACCCGCGGCTCGTCGAGCGCTTCGAGCTGATGGTCGCTGGCCGTGAGATCGCGAACGCGTTCAGCGAGCTGAACGACCCGATCGACCAGCGCGAGCGCTTCGAGGCACAGGTTCGGCTGCGGGAGCAGGGGGACGAGGAAGCGCAGACGTACGACGAGGACTACATCCGGGCGCTCGAGTACGGCATGCCGCCCACGGGCGGGGTCGGGATCGGCGTGGACCGGCTCGTCATGCTGTTGACCGATCAGCCGTCTATCCGCGATGTCATCCTGTTCCCCACGATGAGACCGGAATGA
- a CDS encoding lipoprotein-releasing ABC transporter permease subunit — protein sequence MKHLEWYIARRYLSSRRKGRFLSLITVIAVGGIFVGVMALITVIAVMTGLQRDLQRKILGSNPHVFVFQTGEGLRVSGWREALERVRRVPGVEAVAPFIMTQVAVTRDVAYVQTGMLYGIAPGASEIPMSDVEREIRAGTKALGPTRSGLPGILVGVRLAQKLGVAPGDTLLVAALENVKRTASGEPIPKYGEFEVTGTFETGMYEYDQQNLYVELPVAQELLDLGDDEVGGLAVNVGDPWDAHRVAQAIDEELGFPYWTSDWMTLNRTLFSALKLEKLAMAVILFLIVLVAAFNIISTLIMVVTDKTREIGILKSMGMTDGRVLRVFMLQGLAIGLIGALLGAIGGLALVWALDRYQLVKLPGDVYFIDTLPVALEPLDMALILAVSVVIAFAATIYPARQASRLQPVEAIRHE from the coding sequence GTGAAGCATCTGGAGTGGTACATCGCCCGCCGTTATCTGTCCTCGCGGCGGAAGGGCCGCTTCCTCTCGCTGATCACGGTCATTGCGGTCGGCGGAATCTTCGTGGGCGTCATGGCGCTGATCACCGTGATCGCGGTCATGACGGGCCTCCAGCGCGACCTCCAGCGGAAGATCCTCGGCAGCAACCCCCACGTCTTCGTTTTCCAGACCGGTGAGGGCCTCCGCGTCTCGGGCTGGCGCGAGGCGCTCGAGCGGGTCCGGCGCGTGCCTGGTGTGGAGGCGGTCGCCCCGTTCATCATGACGCAGGTCGCCGTGACCCGGGACGTGGCGTACGTGCAGACGGGGATGCTGTACGGGATCGCCCCCGGCGCCAGCGAGATCCCGATGTCGGATGTGGAGCGGGAGATCCGGGCGGGGACCAAGGCGCTCGGCCCCACCCGCAGCGGCTTGCCCGGCATTCTGGTGGGCGTCCGGCTGGCCCAGAAGTTGGGGGTCGCCCCCGGGGACACGCTGCTGGTGGCGGCGCTCGAGAACGTGAAGCGCACCGCGAGCGGGGAGCCCATCCCGAAGTACGGCGAGTTCGAGGTCACCGGCACGTTCGAGACCGGCATGTACGAGTACGACCAGCAGAACCTCTACGTGGAGCTGCCGGTCGCGCAGGAGCTGCTGGACCTCGGCGACGACGAGGTGGGCGGGCTGGCCGTGAACGTGGGCGACCCGTGGGACGCCCACCGCGTCGCGCAGGCGATCGACGAGGAGCTGGGCTTCCCCTACTGGACCAGCGACTGGATGACGCTGAACCGCACGCTCTTCTCCGCGCTGAAGCTGGAGAAGCTCGCGATGGCGGTGATCCTCTTCCTCATCGTGTTGGTGGCGGCGTTCAACATCATCAGCACGCTGATCATGGTGGTCACGGACAAGACGCGGGAGATCGGGATCCTCAAGTCCATGGGCATGACGGATGGCCGCGTGCTCCGCGTCTTTATGCTGCAGGGGCTGGCGATCGGGCTGATCGGCGCGTTGCTCGGCGCCATCGGCGGACTGGCGCTGGTCTGGGCGCTGGACCGCTACCAGCTCGTGAAGCTGCCGGGGGACGTGTACTTCATCGACACGTTGCCGGTCGCCCTCGAGCCCCTGGACATGGCGCTCATCCTGGCGGTGAGCGTGGTGATCGCCTTTGCGGCGACGATCTACCCGGCACGCCAGGCGTCGCGGCTGCAACCGGTGGAGGCGATCCGGCATGAGTGA
- a CDS encoding ABC transporter ATP-binding protein — protein sequence MSDAPEALVSGVRPARETATAVVLEGRALRKVYVGGDGGELTVLDGVEIRVAPGEVVAIVGASGAGKSTLLHLLGCLDRPTSGEVVIGGRPVSGLSDRELAEVRNTQIGFVFQFHHLLREFSALENVMMPQLIAGVDEVRAAERARLLLEEVGLGGRLAHKPWQLSGGEQQRVAVARALANQPLIVLADEPSGNLDTQTSEHLHDLFFRLRAEHGVAMVIATHNRELADRADRILQLKQGQLQSFYPA from the coding sequence ATGAGTGACGCGCCGGAGGCCCTGGTCAGCGGCGTCCGGCCGGCGCGGGAGACGGCGACGGCGGTCGTCCTGGAAGGGCGCGCCCTCCGCAAGGTCTACGTCGGCGGGGACGGCGGCGAACTCACGGTTCTGGACGGGGTAGAGATCCGCGTCGCCCCGGGGGAAGTCGTGGCGATCGTGGGCGCCAGCGGGGCGGGGAAGTCCACCCTCCTGCACCTGCTGGGCTGCCTGGATCGGCCGACCTCGGGGGAGGTGGTGATCGGGGGGCGCCCGGTGTCGGGGTTGTCCGACCGCGAGCTGGCGGAGGTGCGGAACACCCAGATCGGCTTCGTCTTCCAGTTCCACCACCTGCTGCGCGAGTTCTCGGCGCTGGAGAACGTCATGATGCCCCAGTTGATCGCGGGCGTGGACGAGGTCAGGGCGGCGGAAAGGGCGCGGCTCTTGCTGGAGGAGGTCGGTCTCGGCGGCCGCCTGGCGCACAAGCCGTGGCAGCTCAGCGGCGGTGAGCAGCAGCGGGTGGCGGTGGCCCGGGCGCTGGCGAACCAGCCGCTGATCGTGCTGGCGGACGAGCCGAGCGGTAACCTGGACACGCAGACGAGCGAGCACCTGCACGACCTGTTCTTCCGGTTGCGGGCCGAGCACGGCGTGGCAATGGTCATCGCCACCCACAACCGGGAGCTGGCGGACCGGGCCGACCGGATCCTCCAGCTCAAACAGGGCCAGCTTCAGAGCTTCTACCCGGCGTAG
- a CDS encoding excinuclease ABC subunit B, with product MLCDHCGEHEAIIHLTQIVNNQMSTFHLCEKCAAEKGLEPGVSVGNFPLTDFLAQMGKGLAPERGGAATACPFCGLRLEDFRQTGRMGCPQCYVTFESELRSLLRRLHGGTQHVGKVYLPPDPTEADRQQRLAGLRRKLDKAVQSEDFERAAQIRDQIRALEAAR from the coding sequence ATGTTGTGCGATCACTGCGGTGAGCACGAGGCGATCATCCACCTCACGCAGATCGTGAACAACCAGATGAGCACCTTCCATCTGTGCGAGAAGTGCGCAGCTGAGAAGGGGCTCGAGCCGGGTGTCAGCGTGGGGAACTTCCCCCTCACCGACTTCCTTGCCCAGATGGGCAAGGGGCTGGCGCCGGAGCGGGGGGGAGCCGCGACGGCCTGTCCGTTCTGCGGGCTGCGGCTGGAGGACTTCCGGCAAACGGGCCGGATGGGTTGCCCCCAGTGCTATGTGACGTTCGAGAGCGAGCTCCGGAGTCTCTTGCGGCGCCTGCACGGCGGCACGCAACATGTGGGTAAGGTCTACCTGCCGCCGGATCCCACGGAGGCGGACCGGCAGCAGCGTCTCGCCGGGCTGCGCCGCAAGCTGGACAAGGCCGTGCAAAGCGAGGATTTCGAACGGGCGGCCCAGATCCGCGATCAGATCCGCGCGCTGGAGGCAGCACGGTAG
- a CDS encoding protein arginine kinase, translating to MEDLVTLPDFGLGWLDASGPHADIVLSTRVRLARNLQGHAFGSRARDGEREQILAQVREAAGRVDSLRGGVALEIGGLSRLSRKILLERRLVSRELVGEDGGGRPPAGAALFVGQEESLSVMVNEEDHLRLQSILSGLRLQEAYRLVDRLDEELGQTLPFAYHPEFGYLTICPTNVGTGLRASVLIHLPGLVLTKEIGKVLQGLNQVGLTFRGLYGEGSDVIGNFFQISNQTTLGKSEEDLVDHLYKIVRQVIQYEMQARSVLMRDAPTVIEDKIWRAYGLLRYARSLSFEEVMNLLSGLRLGASMKLLPGLSVYTLNKIMIYMQAAHLEQAAGRPLTEAECDVHRAAYVRRILATEGHVDADAPPEAGQR from the coding sequence ATGGAGGACCTGGTCACGCTCCCGGATTTCGGCCTGGGCTGGCTCGACGCCAGTGGGCCGCACGCGGACATCGTGCTGTCCACCCGGGTCCGCCTGGCCCGGAACCTCCAGGGCCACGCCTTCGGCTCGCGGGCCCGGGACGGCGAGCGCGAACAGATCCTGGCCCAGGTCCGCGAAGCGGCGGGTCGCGTGGACTCGCTCCGCGGCGGCGTGGCGCTGGAGATCGGAGGGCTCTCCCGACTGTCGCGAAAGATCCTGCTCGAGCGTCGTTTAGTATCGAGAGAGCTCGTTGGGGAGGACGGAGGGGGGCGGCCGCCGGCAGGGGCCGCCTTGTTCGTTGGCCAGGAGGAGTCGCTGAGCGTCATGGTCAACGAGGAGGACCACCTCCGCCTCCAGAGCATCCTCTCGGGCCTGAGGCTCCAGGAGGCGTACCGGCTCGTCGACCGGCTCGACGAAGAGCTGGGGCAGACGTTGCCGTTCGCCTACCACCCGGAGTTCGGGTACCTGACGATCTGCCCGACCAACGTCGGGACCGGCCTGCGGGCGTCGGTGCTGATCCACCTGCCGGGCCTGGTGCTGACGAAGGAGATCGGCAAGGTGCTCCAGGGCCTGAACCAGGTGGGGTTGACGTTTCGGGGTCTCTACGGGGAGGGGTCTGACGTCATCGGAAATTTTTTCCAGATCTCGAACCAGACGACCCTGGGCAAGAGCGAGGAAGACCTGGTCGACCACCTTTACAAGATCGTGCGCCAGGTCATCCAGTATGAGATGCAGGCACGCAGCGTGCTCATGAGGGATGCGCCCACCGTGATCGAGGACAAGATCTGGCGGGCGTACGGGCTCCTGCGGTATGCCCGGTCACTGTCGTTCGAGGAGGTAATGAACTTGCTGAGCGGGCTACGGCTGGGGGCGAGCATGAAACTTCTGCCGGGCCTCAGCGTATACACGCTCAACAAGATCATGATCTACATGCAGGCGGCCCACCTCGAGCAGGCTGCGGGGCGGCCTCTCACGGAGGCCGAGTGCGATGTGCACCGTGCGGCCTACGTTCGCCGCATCCTGGCCACGGAGGGGCACGTGGACGCGGACGCCCCACCGGAGGCCGGCCAGAGGTGA